The window TCTTATTCTCAAATTCAAACCCAGAACCAGGAGGCAATGGCTCAAACAATATGTTCACTTTGGCGAACTGGCCGGCACCACCGGTTTGCTTCTTATGTATGTACTCAACTTCGGCAGACCTGGTGATCGTCTCACGATACGCCACCTGGGGGGCACCTACTGACGCCTCAACGCCAAACTCCCTCTTCATCCTGTCCACTATAATCTCCAAGTGCAGCTCGCCCATGCCCTTGAGTATGGTCTGCCCGCTCTCAGAGTTGACAAAAACCTTCAACGAAGGATCCTCAGCAACAAGCCTGCTAAGCGCTGTGCCCATTTTTTCCTGGTCCGCAGTCGATACCGGCTCTACGGCAATTTCCATAACGGATTCAGGAAAGTCCATCTTTTCGAGTACCACGGGAAAATTCTGATCACACAGGGTATCGCCGGTAGTGGTCTTTTTTAACCCAGCCAGGGCGGCTATATCCCCAGCCTGAATCTCAGAAATATCTTCCCTGTTGTTTGCATGCATGCGCAGAATCCTACCCACAGACTCTGTGACTCCCTTAGCGGAATTCAACACCACAGACTTTCCAATAAGCCTACCAGAGTACACACGAATGAACGTCAAGCTGCCAACGAACCTATCAACCATAACCTTGAAGGCAAGCGCAACAAACTTGTCATCCACGGAAGATTTTATGGTAACCACCTTCTGCGGATCGCCGGCACTCACACCCTCTATGGTAGGAATATCGCTAGGGGACGGCAAAAAGTCGACCACCGCGTCCAGCAGCGGCTGAACACCCTTATTCTTGAACGCAGAACCGCACAACACGGGAACAAACTTCGCACCGATAACACCGCTTCTTATACAACTCTTCAGCAACTGAACAGAAATCTCTCCCCCCTCAAGGTACAGATTCATTGCCTCGTCATTCATCTCGACAGCTGCCTCAAGTAGCGCCGCCCTATAATCCCGCGCCTTCTCCACCATGTCACCAGGAATTTCCCCGTAGTTGAACTTGGCACCCAGGGAGTCCTCCTCCCACGTTATGGACCTCATCTCAACCAGGTCCACAACCCCTACAAAGCTCTTATCCACACCAATAGGCAGCTGCAGCACAAGTGGAAGCGCCCCAAGCCTTTCTTTTATCATATCGACACAGGCGTAAAAGTCAGCCCCAATCCTGTCCATCTTGTTCACGAAGCATATTCTGGGAACATCGTACTTATCAGCCTGGCGCCACACGGTTTCCGACTGCGGTTCGACCCCAGCAACCCCATCAAAAACGGCCACGGCCCCATCAAGAACCCGGAGAGATCTTTCCACCTCGATGGTAAAATCCACGTGGCCAGGAGTGTCGATGATGTTAATCCTGCAATCATTCCAAAAACAGGTAGTAGCGGCAGAGGTTATGGTTATACCCCGCTCTCGCTCCTGCTCCATCCAGTCCATGGACGCAGCGCCCTCATGCACCTCACCTATCCTGTTTTGTTTTCCCGTATAGAAAAGTATGCGTTCCGTGGTGGTAGTTTTTCCGGCGTCTATGTGCGCCATTATCCCTATATTCCTACACCGAGACAGATCACCCTTACTACTCACCCCCCATGCCCCTTCTTAAAAACACAAAACTCACTAAAACCTGAAATGAGAAAACGCCTTGTTGGCCTCCGCCATCCTGAACTTCTCCTCTTTCATCTTACACGCGCTACCACGCTTGTTGTAGGCTTCAAGAAGCTCATTACACAAACAACTCATGTAAGTCTTGTTTGTGCGCTTCCTGTTTGTACGCGCAGCCTTCACTATCCACCTAAGGGCAAGCGAAGTGGACCTTTCTTCTCTGACCTCCACAGGAATTTGGTAAGTAACACCACCAACCCTTCTGGAGCGAACTTCCATCCGGGGCATAACGTTGGAGACGGCAGCGTTGAATATCGACACCCCGCTCTCACCAGCCGACTTAGACTCAGCCATCTTCAGCGCCCCGAACACTATCTTCTCCGCCAGCGCCTTCTTCCCCCTGCTCATCACTACATTTGTGAAGCGCGCCAGCAGGACGCCGCCTGGCCCCCCGTCAGAGACTACCGGCCTCCTAGAAACTCTTCGACGACGAGACATAAACCACCAAATAAAAACTAGACACCGCGCTTAACTCCATATTTGGAGCGAGCCTTCTTCCGCCCCTGCACACCCTTGGCATCGAGGGCACCACGCACTATGTGGTAGCGCACACCAGGAAGGTCCTTGACACGCCCCCCTCTTATGAGAACAACAGAGTGCTCCTGAAGGTTATGTCCCTCACCGGGTATGTACGCTATGACCTCGCTACCATACCCGGCAATCCTAACCCTAGCAACCTTACGCAGGGCTGAGTTGGGCTTCTTGGGAGTGGTAGTGTAAACCTTAACGCACACAGCCCTCTTTTGGGGATTGTGCTGGAGCGCAGGAGCTTTGTTAGCCGACTCACGAGGCCTCCTAGGGCGACGCACCAGCTGATTGATAGTGGGCATGCAAAAGAACCTAAAACCACTTGAAAAGCGCTACCCACGTCCCCGGGGATAGCAAGAGCAGCTCTACTTATAAGGGAATCGTAAACCCCAGTCAATACAATTCTGATTTTTTTTCACACATTCTTTACATCCCGAATAAGCGCCGCGACGCCGCATAGTATGCCATATCGCAAGTACAACTACCCTACCTGTTAAGCCGCAACCCGGTTGGAGACGTGGTAGCAACCAAAAATTTCCTTAACTCTTCGCCACCCACGCCGTGAAACGTAACTGCAGCCTGCTTACCTTGCGTGACAGGGTGCCCTTCACCATTCACCGGAATATCAACCCTGCAAAATCCGAATCCGCCTAGCGTACTCACGTCGTCTATAACAAAGCCATGAAGAGCCAGGCTTCTGTACGCGGACTTCGCAATTTTGTTCAAGCCGGCACCCACGCTGCCTCCCCGAGTGGGCAAAGACAGCGCTGCCATGGGTTGTTCGCCTTTTACTGCGTTAAGGTGCGCACCCCCATTACCAGAGATTATTTGCGTTATCGACTTCATGCATGCACGACCAGATGCCTGTTGAGAGCACGCTCCACCACCTTTTTTATCGTGCTCGTCCCTACGCATTGATAGGATCTGCGCAAAATGCACGTGACCAGAAACCACAGCAACGAACTTTTCAGGCATAACCTCCGCAATAGCTCTGGTCTGCGGGACATTGCCGTAGTACTCCATTCCGTATTTCCAATAGGCCCATAGAGGCCGGTGCGTCAGTAGCCACATCTGCGAACTCCGGACCGAACTTATACCCTTGAGAAACTTTTGCCGCATACTTTGAACATCACTACCACGATGAAAAATCTCATCACTTGACGAAGAATCGTATACATAGAACCCCACATCACCCATATCCCAATGCCCCAGATCAAGAACCCATGGATCAGTAATTTTCTCGCAGTTCTCGTAGCGTTGCTTCGAAAGCGGATACGCGTCCAGATACCGAAACCAGCCTTTATAGGCACGATTGCAACTTTCGTGATTTCCGCGCACAAAGAGAAAAACAAGCTTATCAGACACCGACTGTAGGGGAAGTAACCAGTCCTCCGCCCAGGTGGAGGATTTGTCCCCGTAGATGCGTTTGTCACACTTTGACTCATCAGTGCACTCTACCTCTCGGTATAGGTAGTCTCCGACGTGCACAACCAGGTCGGGGTCTTGGTTTGAAATTCCGCTTAGAACCTGCCGTAGCGGCCACTTGTCAGGTGATTTGCAGTCTTGCTCCAACAACCTTGATACCCTGCACCCCGTATCTCCAACAAAAACAATCCTGGCAAGCCCATCGCGTCGGTTATAACCAACACGTGCGCTGATGTCCGGCAATCTTCTGCTACCTATTCTTATCACTCTGGGGGTAGAGGATGGAGAAAGCAGGCTCTCACACACCCTATCTTCAAACGCCCCAGGCTCAGGATCTGCCCTTGTGCTCATCTTTACACTTTGGGAATCAACATATAAATCCGGACAGGCTTCACCTGAAGGTACAACCGCCCTTACACTCAGCTTGCTGTCCACCACAATTTGAGACCAGGAAAACAACACCTCTGCGGCCGACCATGTGGGTAAAACACACGGGACAAGCAGCAACATGCAAACCCTCGAAAGTCGGGCACGAAAGGCTATTGACATATGGCAACTATCTCATACACAAACTACTGCGGGCTACACGGCCAGTGGGACAGGTGCGCCAACCTCGGAACTTGTGTGTCTATCTACCCACAATGCCACATCACCTACCAGATCATCAGACCGACCGTTGAGAGCAGGTAAGCAGCTTGCACATAGCCCCGCAAGCGCTAGCAAAGCTCTGAAGACGACACGTGTGCACCAAAGCGACAGAAGCGTGAAACAAAGAGCCACACACAAGGTTGGCATCCATCCGGGCGCAAGTTCACCAGTGAAATCCACTCCCGAAAATGGCACGGAACACAGGAGTACCGTGGAGAGGACAATACTAGTCAAGTCATATAGCATGGGCATGTATCGTATCGAGCGCATTGGCTGCCGCTCCCTGTCGCCGATGCACCCCCTCGGACCATCATGCTTCATGGCGAGCAACAACGCCATCGCCACGGTAAGCACAGATAGAACAAGCACCGCGACTTTTGTGCACTCGGAACCCGATAATCCATAGTTGCCCACAACTAGAAAGAAAACTGCGGTAGCGTGTAAAAGATGGAGGAGCATCCCCATCTGCAACATCAAAGAAGCTGTACAACCACTCCCCATAAGCAACCACAAAAATCCGAACCGACGGAACACGCCACGGCAAGTCAGACAGCACCCGGGGGTGAGCAACTAACACCCGAAAAACTCCCCCGAAAACTACAAAACACAGAGCGACCTGGTAGGGTCCTTTGTACCTCCTCCAAAATTCGTACGCAAATGTTTTTCTTTAAACACACGTACATATGTGCTATCTATGGCCGGTATTTGGGTTGTGATATTTTGTAGCTTTAGTAATGGATTTTGGTAGCGGGTTCTTTTTTCTGCCCCTGGGCGGCGTAGGCAAGATAGGCATGAATGTCACGCTGTATCACGCTCACGGAAAGTGGATAATTGTTGATTTGGGTTCTGGGTTTGCTGACGGCGACACGATGCCGGGAGTGGATATGGTTGTCGCTGATGTCAGTTTCATAAAGAAGAAGCGTAAGGACTTGCTTGGGATAGTTTTGACCCATGCGCATGAGGATCACATAGGTGCTATACCTTACCTGTGGGCAGATCTTAGGTGTCCCGTGTATACCACAAAGTTTACCGCGGCTCTGCTTAAAGCCAAGCTGGCCCAGTTTTCCATGAGCGTTCCAATTGAGGAGGTGGATCCAGCATCTAAGCTGGAGTTGGGGCCTTTTGTGCTCGAGTTTGTTCACATGACGCACTCCACCCCTGAGATGCACGCGGTAGCCGTTCACACGGACTTCGGAAGCGTACTTCATACTGGGGACTGGAAGCTTGACACTGACCCAGTGGTGGGCCCCGTGTCTGATGTAGAAAAGCTCAAGCGGCTTGGCGACGACGGGCTGTTGGCTGTGATCTCTGACTCTACCAACATATTCACCGAAGGTCGCTCGGGTTCCGAGGGGAGTTTGTACGAAAACATTCTCAGCATAGTAAAGGAGAGTAAACGCAGGGTAGCCATCGCGCTTTTCGCTTCAAATATCGCCAGAATCTACACACTAAGCAAGATTGCCGAGGCATCCAACAGGCAGGTTGTAGTCCTGGGTAGATCGCTGGCCAGGGCTATACAAGCCGCACGGGATTGCGGATATCTAGACGATACCGCGGAGTTTGTCGATGCAAGACAGGCTGGGAGCATACCGGTTCACAACGTGCTGTACCTATGCACCGGCTGCCAGGGTGAGCCACTTGCTGCAACAGCCAGGCTCGCCAGCAGGTCCCACCCACTAGCCGAGCTCGGTGAGGGGGATACTGTAATCTTTTCCTCAAAGATAATTCCTGGCAATGAGAGGCGCATTTTCGGGGTGTTCAACAAACTTGTGAGGATGGGAGTCGAGGTAGTGACGGAGTTTACTGAGGGCGTTCACGTGTCTGGTCATCCGTCTCGTGAGGAGGTTCGCACCCTATACTCCCTAACCAGGCCAAAGTTGTGTGTGCCCGTACACGGGGAGTACATGCACATGTACGAGCATGTTAAGTTGGCCAAGGAGTGCGGCATAGGGGGCTGTGTGGTTTCTGCTCCGGGAGACGTGATTGACCTGGTCGAGGGCAAGAAGGTGGGTTCTGTGGGCTGTGGAATGTTCGGGATCGACGGTAACTTTCTGCGTCACCCTGAGGGCAGCGTGATGTCTGCGCGCAGGAAGATGAGAAGCGCGGGGATGGTGGTTGTCACCCTGCTAATGAACAGGGAACATGAGCTCGTGAAGGAGCCAATGGTTATCGCCCCTGGAGCGCTGGACAGCTCCGAGGATAGAGTGCTCCTGAACGAGATGGCGAGAAAGATCGGCTCTGGGCTTTCTAACTCAAGACCAAGGAACGTGAAGAGTTATGTCAAGGACGTAGTGTTCGGGTCCCTGAAGGGTATTTTAAAGGGCAGACCCTTGGTTGAGGTGCAGATGGAGTACGTGTGGTAGGTTGAGGTGCGGGTTTTCTTCTTTGCTTGCGTGCTTCCTGCGGTTTCCGCGTTTCTACTTTGTTGTCAGGGGGCTGTGGCTGCCCTGGGCGTTGACATCACGAAGGGCAATGTTGAAAGGGTTAGGATTTCGGTTGCACCTATGCACTCTTCCACGAATCTGGAGAAAGAGGTGGGAAAGAGCTGCGTTAGGGTGGTGTTGCACGATTTGAATAGCACCGGGATATTTGATGCAAGTTGGAAGCTACCAGCAGGAGGTTTTGGCACCACACCCGAGGGGATGCCCGATTCTGACGCTTGGACATCTGTGGGCAGGGATGTTCTGGTAACCGGAAGCATCAAAGAGTTCTCCCAAGACAGGGTGAAGGTCAGGTTATTTATATGGGACGTGGCTTCGGGCAGGCAGTTGTCCGGCAAGTCCTTCAACTTTGCGGTAGGAAACTGGCGGCGCGCTGCTCACTCTATGTCTGATAGCATATACAGCAGAATTACCGGGGAAGGAGGGTATTTCAACACCCGCATAGCATACGTGGCAGAAACAGGATTGCCCGGGTCCAGGAGGATCGCGATAATGGACCAGGATGGCGCCAATAATGTGTACATCACCAGCACGGGAGAGTTTGTTTCAACCCCCAGATTCTCTCCCGATGCACGGAGTCTGGTTTACATGTCTTATGCAAAATCAAGTGGCAGCATAGTATTGCATGACCTAGAGACTGGTTACTCAACCGCGCTGGGAGGGGTCAGGGGCGTGAATTCTTCCCCCAGGTTTTCCCCGGATGGCAAACATGTCTTGCTGTCAGAGTCTGCGCAGGGCGCCACAAACATATACTCAATAGACCTGAAAAGCGGAAAGTCTACCAGGCTAACAAACAACAAATCCATAAATACCTCTGCTTCCTACTCACCCGACAAAAAGTCCATAGTGTTTAACTCGGATAGAAGCGGGAGGCCACAGCTTTACGTCATGAATGCGGATGGCACAAATCAGCGTAGAATCAGTTCTGGTAAGGGCGGGTATTCAGCTCCAGTGTGGTCACCCAGGGGGGATTGGATAGCCTTTACCAAGGCCGATGGGAAAAATTTCCATATCGGGGTAATGAAACCTGATGGGAGCGGGGAAAGGCTTTTAGCTAAGGGGCACATGGTCGACAGCCCCTCATGGTCCCCAAACGGACGTGTGATTCTCTTCACGCAGCAGGATCCTCCGTCCGCAACCCATCCTTTCAGGTCCAGACTGGTAACCGTTGACATAACGGGCACCAACACACAGACTTTGGATGTTCCAACCAATGCTTCGAACGCACACTGGTCGCCCGTGTTACGCGAATAGAGTGGTAGATGACTGGGCCGCGCTGTGTAAGCGGCGCTTCATGTAGTGGTCATGCGCAACGACCTGCCAGACTTCACGAGTTCAGACACGGCTGCACAGAAGGCTTCCCCTCTCTCCTCAAAATTTCTCCATTGATCCAAAGAGCTGCAGGCAGGTGACAGCAAAACAGTGGCTTTTACTCCATCTGCAACCGCCTCAACAAAAGCAGCGCGTACAGCGTCATAAATGTCATGACATGTGACATGCTCAACTTGGGCTCTTTGCAGGCTCACAGCAAATTCGTTGGCCGCCTCTCCCACCAAGAAGGCCTTGCGTATATGATTTGCATACAGGCCAAGCAGAGATTCTATTCCACCATCCTTGCTCTTCCCACCAGCAATCCAGTATACATTTTTCCTGCACATCAATGCTTTCCCTACTGAAGCGGCATTTGTCGCTTTGCTATCGTTGACAAAGGTCACATTGGCAATTTCTGCAACGATCTGGTTGCGATGCCGCAATCCGGGAAATTCCCTGATAGAGGCCAGAATCACCTCATCCGGCACCCCAAGACTCCTGGCCACAGTATAAGCTGCAGCAATATTTTCAGCATTACTGGCGCTATCAATCTTCAGGTCACCAATCCCCATGACCTTGCCATGAAAATATACGCGGCCATCCAGCACCGACACGCCTTTATCAAGTCTTTTTTCACACGAAAATTCCATCACCTGCCCAACATTTTTGCAGAGGCATGCTGTAACGTTACGATCATCACAGTTAGCCACTAGCAGGTTGCTGAACTTCAGTATCTTTTCCTTTGCGGAGATATAGTCAGCCATACCGGAATAAACGTCGAGGTGGTCTGGCGCTATGTTGAGCACTACTCCAATGTCCAAACTTGCCTCATGCATAAGCTCTAATTGATAGGAAGATAGCTCCAAAACATACGCCTCTTTCCCCTGGGGTAGAGAAAGGGCCCCCTTTCCACCCACATTTCCACCTGTTTCCGAGTCAATCCCTGCACAGTTCAGAATCCACCCAATCAGCTCCACAGTAGTGGATTTCCCATTGGTCCCGGTTACGCCAATTAGGCGCGCTGGCTGGGAACGGCAGAATATTTCAACGTCAGAGGTTACGCGACAACCCACACGCTTGGCTAACTTCACAACCCAGTGCTCATTGTGGCGGGAATGCAGCACACCTGGACTCAGAACTAGCTCGGCAATCCCACCCCAATCATATTCGTAAGGGTGCACAAACTCACACTCAGGGCAAAGCTTCTTTCCCTCACGAAGGACACGCTCATTATCGTCCCAAACCAAAACACGCGCACCGCCCCTAACAAGAAAGCGCGCAGCAGAAATTCCGGTCTCCCCCAAACCAAAAACAGCAACTTTCTTCCCGCAACAGTGGGGCAGCAAAGCCATATCCCTAACCCATGTACCCCACGACCGCGGGGCAGCATGGTACAGTGAAGCATTGCAGCTGTCAATACGTTTAATCGCTGCACAGAGCAAGCAGTTGGGGATAGTCACACAAATAGCACATCGGAAGTACTGGTTCCGGAATTAGCACGTGTGTATGCGCTCTTCTTCTTGCTACACAGATTGAGAATGCCCGTGCGCACGCATCTGTGCGGATTTTGCGTGCTGGACGTAGCATAAATACTTGCGGGTTGTTGCATGTATGGCACACTCGTGGCAGCACTTAGCGAGTTGGATGTAGCGCAACACCAGGACTACTTGCCTGTATTCATATCAGCATCTGTTGGCAATTACAATTTTCGTTTGCAGGGTCATATACCCTTTAAACGGTTATAGCCTCATTGCATACAGAAAACTAATTGAATGTATTTCGTGCGCACCCGTGGTACAATGCCACGGTTGCTAATCTCGCCTTGGTTATGGAGCATACTACAGGTGCATCACGCAGCCTTGAGGGCTGTGAAGTACGCAGGATAAGCGACGAGGCCATATCGCTTATGCCGCACATGGGGGTGAGCGACGCGACCTTGCGCGAGGCATGCAAGAGGCTAGGCCTGGAGAACAGCTTTTGCAAGTTCCACAAGGGCATCCACAACGTGCTAGAGTATTTTCATGAAGAGCTAATAGACCACATTACCCGCTCTTTTCAGAGCAGAAGCCCCACTGAGTTGCCGAGAGTGCGCGATAAGGTTGGCCACCTGCT of the Anaplasma centrale str. Israel genome contains:
- a CDS encoding ribonuclease J — its product is MDFGSGFFFLPLGGVGKIGMNVTLYHAHGKWIIVDLGSGFADGDTMPGVDMVVADVSFIKKKRKDLLGIVLTHAHEDHIGAIPYLWADLRCPVYTTKFTAALLKAKLAQFSMSVPIEEVDPASKLELGPFVLEFVHMTHSTPEMHAVAVHTDFGSVLHTGDWKLDTDPVVGPVSDVEKLKRLGDDGLLAVISDSTNIFTEGRSGSEGSLYENILSIVKESKRRVAIALFASNIARIYTLSKIAEASNRQVVVLGRSLARAIQAARDCGYLDDTAEFVDARQAGSIPVHNVLYLCTGCQGEPLAATARLASRSHPLAELGEGDTVIFSSKIIPGNERRIFGVFNKLVRMGVEVVTEFTEGVHVSGHPSREEVRTLYSLTRPKLCVPVHGEYMHMYEHVKLAKECGIGGCVVSAPGDVIDLVEGKKVGSVGCGMFGIDGNFLRHPEGSVMSARRKMRSAGMVVVTLLMNREHELVKEPMVIAPGALDSSEDRVLLNEMARKIGSGLSNSRPRNVKSYVKDVVFGSLKGILKGRPLVEVQMEYVW
- a CDS encoding metallophosphoesterase family protein, which produces MLLLVPCVLPTWSAAEVLFSWSQIVVDSKLSVRAVVPSGEACPDLYVDSQSVKMSTRADPEPGAFEDRVCESLLSPSSTPRVIRIGSRRLPDISARVGYNRRDGLARIVFVGDTGCRVSRLLEQDCKSPDKWPLRQVLSGISNQDPDLVVHVGDYLYREVECTDESKCDKRIYGDKSSTWAEDWLLPLQSVSDKLVFLFVRGNHESCNRAYKGWFRYLDAYPLSKQRYENCEKITDPWVLDLGHWDMGDVGFYVYDSSSSDEIFHRGSDVQSMRQKFLKGISSVRSSQMWLLTHRPLWAYWKYGMEYYGNVPQTRAIAEVMPEKFVAVVSGHVHFAQILSMRRDEHDKKGGGACSQQASGRACMKSITQIISGNGGAHLNAVKGEQPMAALSLPTRGGSVGAGLNKIAKSAYRSLALHGFVIDDVSTLGGFGFCRVDIPVNGEGHPVTQGKQAAVTFHGVGGEELRKFLVATTSPTGLRLNR
- the murD gene encoding UDP-N-acetylmuramoyl-L-alanine--D-glutamate ligase, whose amino-acid sequence is MALLPHCCGKKVAVFGLGETGISAARFLVRGGARVLVWDDNERVLREGKKLCPECEFVHPYEYDWGGIAELVLSPGVLHSRHNEHWVVKLAKRVGCRVTSDVEIFCRSQPARLIGVTGTNGKSTTVELIGWILNCAGIDSETGGNVGGKGALSLPQGKEAYVLELSSYQLELMHEASLDIGVVLNIAPDHLDVYSGMADYISAKEKILKFSNLLVANCDDRNVTACLCKNVGQVMEFSCEKRLDKGVSVLDGRVYFHGKVMGIGDLKIDSASNAENIAAAYTVARSLGVPDEVILASIREFPGLRHRNQIVAEIANVTFVNDSKATNAASVGKALMCRKNVYWIAGGKSKDGGIESLLGLYANHIRKAFLVGEAANEFAVSLQRAQVEHVTCHDIYDAVRAAFVEAVADGVKATVLLSPACSSLDQWRNFEERGEAFCAAVSELVKSGRSLRMTTT
- the tolB gene encoding Tol-Pal system beta propeller repeat protein TolB, coding for MRVFFFACVLPAVSAFLLCCQGAVAALGVDITKGNVERVRISVAPMHSSTNLEKEVGKSCVRVVLHDLNSTGIFDASWKLPAGGFGTTPEGMPDSDAWTSVGRDVLVTGSIKEFSQDRVKVRLFIWDVASGRQLSGKSFNFAVGNWRRAAHSMSDSIYSRITGEGGYFNTRIAYVAETGLPGSRRIAIMDQDGANNVYITSTGEFVSTPRFSPDARSLVYMSYAKSSGSIVLHDLETGYSTALGGVRGVNSSPRFSPDGKHVLLSESAQGATNIYSIDLKSGKSTRLTNNKSINTSASYSPDKKSIVFNSDRSGRPQLYVMNADGTNQRRISSGKGGYSAPVWSPRGDWIAFTKADGKNFHIGVMKPDGSGERLLAKGHMVDSPSWSPNGRVILFTQQDPPSATHPFRSRLVTVDITGTNTQTLDVPTNASNAHWSPVLRE
- the rpsL gene encoding 30S ribosomal protein S12 — protein: MPTINQLVRRPRRPRESANKAPALQHNPQKRAVCVKVYTTTPKKPNSALRKVARVRIAGYGSEVIAYIPGEGHNLQEHSVVLIRGGRVKDLPGVRYHIVRGALDAKGVQGRKKARSKYGVKRGV
- the rpsG gene encoding 30S ribosomal protein S7, yielding MSRRRRVSRRPVVSDGGPGGVLLARFTNVVMSRGKKALAEKIVFGALKMAESKSAGESGVSIFNAAVSNVMPRMEVRSRRVGGVTYQIPVEVREERSTSLALRWIVKAARTNRKRTNKTYMSCLCNELLEAYNKRGSACKMKEEKFRMAEANKAFSHFRF
- the fusA gene encoding elongation factor G — protein: MSSKGDLSRCRNIGIMAHIDAGKTTTTERILFYTGKQNRIGEVHEGAASMDWMEQERERGITITSAATTCFWNDCRINIIDTPGHVDFTIEVERSLRVLDGAVAVFDGVAGVEPQSETVWRQADKYDVPRICFVNKMDRIGADFYACVDMIKERLGALPLVLQLPIGVDKSFVGVVDLVEMRSITWEEDSLGAKFNYGEIPGDMVEKARDYRAALLEAAVEMNDEAMNLYLEGGEISVQLLKSCIRSGVIGAKFVPVLCGSAFKNKGVQPLLDAVVDFLPSPSDIPTIEGVSAGDPQKVVTIKSSVDDKFVALAFKVMVDRFVGSLTFIRVYSGRLIGKSVVLNSAKGVTESVGRILRMHANNREDISEIQAGDIAALAGLKKTTTGDTLCDQNFPVVLEKMDFPESVMEIAVEPVSTADQEKMGTALSRLVAEDPSLKVFVNSESGQTILKGMGELHLEIIVDRMKREFGVEASVGAPQVAYRETITRSAEVEYIHKKQTGGAGQFAKVNILFEPLPPGSGFEFENKITCGAIPKEYIPGVQSGLELIKETGMIAGFPVIDFKATLFDGAFHEVDSSPLAFELAAKGAFREMANKAGPVLLEPIMRVEIITPDEYMGDVIGDVNSRRGRVAEMQDRHNTKLITAFIPLGKMFGYVKDLRSMSQGRAQYSMYFARYERVPESAVDNVMKK